ATCATATCTCTTGGTTAAAAACCCGGAGATCCGGTTATTGAGTAACTTGGTGAAAGATTTGGCCGCGTTCATCAACCCCTGCCGGGAATCGGCTGCGTGTCGAATCCATCAAAGGTCTCCCCTCCCTTCAtagcccctctccacccctccctgccccccctccccaccccccctcacccctcccctccacacccctcataGCCCCTccgcaccccacccctccccacccctcatagCCCCTccgcaccccacccctccccacccctccccacccctcatagCCCCTccgcacccacccctccccacccctcatagCCCCTccgcaccccacccctccctcccctccccacccctccccaccccacccctccccaccactcccctccgcaccccacccctcccctcccctccccaccccacccctccccacccatccccacccctcccctccccacccctccccacccctcatagCCCCTCCgcaccccacccttcccctccccacccttcccctccccacccctccccacccctcatagCCCCTccgcaccccacccctcccacccctccccaccccatccctcccctccccacccctcatagCCCCTccgcaccccacccctcccctccccacccctccccacccctccccacccctccccacccctcatagCCCCTccgcacccctcccctccccaccctccccaccccacccctccccacccctcatagCCCCTccgcaccccacccctccccaccccacccctccccacccctcctcaccccaccccacccctccccactcctcataGCCCCTCATAGCCCCTccgcaccccacccctcccctccccaccccaccccacccctcataGCCCCTCAtagcccttccccaccccaccccacccctcccctccccacccctccccacccccactcacccctcccctccccacccctcatagCCCCtccgcaccccaccccacccctcataGCCCCTCatagcccctccccaccccaccccacccctcccctccccacccctccccaccccccattgcCCCTCATAGCCCCTCCCCAcccgacccctcccctccccacccgacccctccccaccccacccacccctccccacccctccccacccgacCCCTCatagcccctcccctccccacccctccccacccctccccacccctcccctcatagCCCCTCCGCTCCCCACCCCTCATAGCCCCTccgcaccccacccctccccagccctccgcaccccacccctccccagccctcccctccctccctccctccctcctccccacccctccccacccctcccttcccctcccctcccctccccaccccacccctccccacccctcccctccccacccctcccctccccctcccctccccacccctcccctcccctcccctcccctccccacccctccccacccctcccctcccctcccctccccacccctcccctcccctcccctccccacccctcatagcccctccccacccctcccctcccctcccctccctcgctaCTGGCGGCCCTTCCTCAGAGGGCGGCCTGGTGCCAgagttattgtgtaggaaggaagataAACACTAAAGACAAGTAGCCACCCTCTGTCTATCCAGAGTTCCTGTGGTCGCGGTGGTGACCAAACCGCGCTCACTGATCCGGCCCCGCTGACCAGCCGGCAACAAGACGGACAAGCTGTTACTTGTTAATCCCTCGGCTAATGTTTAACACCCATAAAACACGAGGAATGCCACGGACCAGTGACTTGTGAGTGAGCGGGTCCCAGCCACAGTCGCGTTGCTCTTCATCCATTGCTATCTGTGCCAATGGCCAGTGCTTGGGGCCGCTGTCCGGGGCCGCGGCCACCGGCGACCAAGCTGGGTCTGTCCATGGCCTTCCTTCGCAAGAACGACCCCGTCTACTCGCTCTGCGCCGCCGACATCATGGCAGCTCCCAAGTCCCTTCACAACCAGTTCATCAGAGACCAGAGGACGCTGATGGAGGTACTTGCATTTCTTCTAGATGTCGGGAACTCCCAGTCTCACGTTCAACACTTTCCGTCTCCGGGCGAAGCCAgacgcaaagttctggagtaactcagcgggacacgcaccatctctgcagggaaggaatgggcgacgtttcgcgtGGAGATTCTTGtctgcagagatgccgcctgtcccgctgagttactccagcactttgagtccatcttcggtgtaaaccagcatctttacgaggatgttgccaggattagagggtgtgagcttgcttgtatagggagaggctgtacaggctgggactctatcccttggagcgcaggaggatgagagttgatctatagaggtgtttaaaatcaagggaggaatagatcgggtagatgtacagagtctcttgcccagagtaggggaatcgaggaccagaggacataggtttaaggtgagggggaaaagatttaataggaatccaatgggtaacgttttcacacaaagggtggtgggtgtatggaacgagctgccggaggaggtagttgaggctgggactatcccaatgtttaagaaacagttaggcaggtacatggataggactggtttggagggatatggaccaaacatgggcaggtggcactagtgtagctggagcatgttggccggtgtgggcaggttgggctgtttccacactgtatcactctgtgtcaAGGGGTCCCAACCTGGGGcagatttgtacatattgactgactgtgtttggttctggtgtACCGgcatctgttcatcattagttgttcataaataagtgaagtaACATGTTATGTGCTCTTGTTatgtgaacttaaaataataataatgttaaaaacagtattttaaaatgtcccctttgtcggttgctttattggcCGCCCCACCCCCAACGCggctcttgggggggggggggagtgagggagcgcggctcgggaggagaggagggagcgcggctctgtctgtctgtccaacCGATGTCCAGGCTCTGAACAAGTCAGGGCGCAGCAGGTCGGGAAGCCTCTGGCGGGAGAGAAGCAGAGCACAGATTTCCTGTCCGACCTGCATTCTGTGCTTCATTATCCCACGGCCGAGGAGCAGGTGCTGAGTGAGGGGGTATTTTGTTCTCTATTCCAGAACCTGCAGCGACTGGAGAATCAGAAGGTGACGCGGCTGCGGCAGCTGAAGGAAGAGAGGCGGCACTTTGCTCTTGTCATGAGGAGGAGACTGGCTCCCTCTCGGCCAAACACAAACCGTCCTTCACAAACATCGCCCTGGGCAACTCGCCCTGGCATcaacctcccaccccccactgggGCCAACGGTAGAGGATCACAGCCCCCCATCCAGTGTCTGCCCCAGGGCCGGGCCGTCACCCACCCTCAACCCAGACTACCACAGGTTGGTGGAAATCTGCATTGGAGCAACAATATTCATCACTCCCAGGCTCTCTTGTAAACCTGGCACTTGTACAGCCCCACAACCCCTcctgccctccctcaccccctccctccctccctcaccccctccctcccgccctcaccCATCCTCCCACAACCTTCACCCGCCctcctacacccccctccccacacagtcGCAGTCCAACATCCCTCATCCTGCACTATTCCACACCCTGTATCCACTCCCACACCCGTCCCACATCCAGCACCGTCCCAGGCAGTAAATGGGACTTGCTCGGGGAGACAACATagatggcatgggcaagttgggccgaagggcctgtttctgagctgcataGTTGTCCGACCTTGGCTTGAATGGAATTATATCCATATCAAAACTGCACAATAACTTGGTCTGGTCTCTCCGGCATCTCACTTATTGAAAGACATTACTACTTTGGTACTTCATTACTTTTGCAATACACAAAAATAAAAACTTGCTGATTCTGGAAGTCTGAATTTTAAAATAGAAAGTTGCAGAAACACTCAGTGGGTGTTTGCTCTTACTTATCCGCGGGACTGTTAAATATCCGCGGGACTGTTACCCTTTCACTGAACTCTGAAATAAACCACTTTCTCTTTTACTCTTTTACTTCAGGTTTCAAGCAATGACTTTTCTGAGCTGGCAGCCAGAAACACCTGCACTGTTCCTGCAAGAAGCCTTCGAGGCGAGCACGCTCTCTCCCCAATCACCTGTCACCCCCAGGCTTTGAAGGTTAACATAAACCAGTAGAAGCTTCTTTCAGTAAAGAGCCCCTGGTCTGGCGTGGAAATGTTTGGGTTCTTGCCCTTTGTGGTTATTGCCAAACTCTGAAGGATCGTCTGTAAAGTTCCAGGAACCCAATGTTAATCTCCACTGTCTCTGACATTGGTGTGGCCTGTATATTAACCACTGATTACTGCATCAGATTAGTAAATAATAAATACAACTCTTCACCAAATGAATGCAGTGAATTTTATCATTTCTGGTAAAAAGCTGAGACAAACTGTAGAGTGGCTCCAGCAATTAGCGAGAGACCTTGTCTTCCTGTCCAGATTATGTGACAGGTTCCCCCAATGTTTGAGGCTAAAACTAACGCCGTGACTGTCAGCAACTGCACTGGACAAATCTGATCCAAGATCAGGAGTGACGCAGGAAATCCCAGAGGCGATTCCCACATCCCCACCAGGCAGGACCTCTCCACAGGAGAATGGCCAACTGGCCTGAGTGACCCAGGCCGTGCATTGGGGCTCTGTGCATCCGCATTCCCAGCCTCTAATGCATTCGAGCAATCAGCacaccctcctcccacccccagacCACGAGACCCATGAGGTCCCAGACTGGCTTTTGTTTGGGTGGTCTTGGGGCAGGAAGAGGATCCCTGTTCACGCCCCACCTCGCTGGTACCAACCTCGACTCCATCAGGTACAATCTAAGTGGTAACCAGGAAACGAGTAAAGCAGGGAGCAGAGGTTATGTGTGCTCACAATGCTGAGGCAGGTTTCCAGTCCTAGACATACTGTTTATATCTCAGATGTAAGCATTTACAAAACGACCCCGTGgtcaaaaaagacccaaagtttTCCGATGTGTATGTTTCACCCACAGTGCTAGACCCAGAGTTTAGTGTCTTCTGTTTTAACACCGAATGTCCCAGTCAGAACAAACTCATCGACTCCTT
This Rhinoraja longicauda isolate Sanriku21f chromosome 25, sRhiLon1.1, whole genome shotgun sequence DNA region includes the following protein-coding sequences:
- the LOC144605885 gene encoding uncharacterized protein LOC144605885 isoform X1, translating into MASAWGRCPGPRPPATKLGLSMAFLRKNDPVYSLCAADIMAAPKSLHNQFIRDQRTLMENLQRLENQKVTRLRQLKEERRHFALVMRRRLAPSRPNTNRPSQTSPWATRPGINLPPPTGANGRGSQPPIQCLPQGRAVTHPQPRLPQVSSNDFSELAARNTCTVPARSLRGEHALSPITCHPQALKVNINQ
- the LOC144605885 gene encoding uncharacterized protein LOC144605885 isoform X3; the encoded protein is MPGLAARCHGAVRNLQRLENQKVTRLRQLKEERRHFALVMRRRLAPSRPNTNRPSQTSPWATRPGINLPPPTGANGRGSQPPIQCLPQGRAVTHPQPRLPQVSSNDFSELAARNTCTVPARSLRGEHALSPITCHPQALKVNINQ
- the LOC144605885 gene encoding uncharacterized protein LOC144605885 isoform X2 — translated: MPGLAARCHGAVRTRTKKRTKRQKCDSKNLQRLENQKVTRLRQLKEERRHFALVMRRRLAPSRPNTNRPSQTSPWATRPGINLPPPTGANGRGSQPPIQCLPQGRAVTHPQPRLPQVSSNDFSELAARNTCTVPARSLRGEHALSPITCHPQALKVNINQ